The Geomonas ferrireducens genome includes a window with the following:
- a CDS encoding sensor histidine kinase has protein sequence MQENKKSTIRLQLCFLVAACVLPVWLLAAVMVRHAYVTKLDQVNRDMLVNARAMSLVVDRELANVQASLAALATSPSFRNRDLPALYLQCKEVLRNYPGVDIVIADRDGQQLVNTYRPFGSTLPKRNNLAMVRRIFETGQPQVSDLFTGAVTKRPLIAIDVPVIIDGSAAFDLSMTFSSEKLSTILQSKNVFKEWYGAVLDRNGVITARTGNLGDVVGKQAGVELRRAAAAAGEGTIMQTFPAKEEAFTAFAKSSYSGWTVAFGVPKRLVLHQIYLWVAWTVAGVATISMLGLLLATFIGRRIAKDVLSLVEPALAIGQGRVVTSIRSESVKETTEVAEALVQASHLLQRREAERDLAERQLSHAMDELRSETAEKIRALEELRRQEQLLTQQSRQAALGEMIGNIAHQWRQPLNAIGLMVQQPPLFYELGQVDREYLEEHARKTMQIVKHMSQTIDDFRSFFRPDKEKVRFRIADEVGKTLSLVDGWLQSLNIVVELKQEGDPCIEGYPNEFSQVLLNILLNARDAIVERAVESPRVVIAIGEEKERSVVVVTDNAGGIPEGIIDKIFDPYFTTKGPQAGSGVGLFMSKTIIEKNMGGVLTARNVPGGAEFRIEV, from the coding sequence ATGCAGGAAAACAAGAAGTCCACAATCCGCCTACAACTCTGCTTCCTGGTCGCTGCGTGCGTGCTGCCCGTGTGGCTTTTGGCCGCCGTGATGGTGCGCCACGCCTACGTGACCAAACTGGACCAGGTGAACCGCGACATGCTGGTGAACGCGCGCGCCATGTCCCTCGTGGTGGACCGCGAACTTGCCAACGTCCAGGCGTCGCTCGCCGCTCTCGCCACATCTCCGTCTTTCAGGAACAGGGACCTCCCCGCGCTTTATCTGCAGTGCAAAGAGGTTCTGCGGAACTACCCGGGTGTGGACATCGTCATCGCCGACCGGGACGGGCAGCAGCTCGTCAACACCTACCGCCCCTTCGGAAGCACGCTTCCCAAGCGCAACAACCTCGCCATGGTGCGGCGCATCTTCGAGACAGGACAGCCGCAGGTGAGCGACCTTTTCACCGGGGCCGTCACCAAGCGGCCGCTCATCGCCATAGACGTCCCCGTCATCATCGACGGCAGCGCAGCCTTTGATCTCTCGATGACCTTCTCGTCCGAAAAACTCTCCACGATTTTGCAAAGCAAGAACGTCTTCAAGGAGTGGTACGGCGCGGTGTTGGACCGTAACGGCGTCATCACCGCACGCACGGGGAATCTCGGCGATGTTGTCGGGAAGCAGGCCGGCGTAGAGCTGCGCCGTGCCGCGGCGGCGGCAGGCGAGGGGACTATCATGCAGACCTTCCCTGCGAAGGAAGAGGCCTTCACCGCCTTTGCCAAGTCTTCCTACTCCGGCTGGACCGTCGCCTTCGGGGTCCCCAAGCGGTTGGTACTGCACCAGATCTACCTCTGGGTGGCGTGGACCGTAGCCGGGGTGGCCACCATTTCCATGCTCGGCCTCCTTTTGGCCACCTTCATCGGGCGCCGCATCGCCAAAGACGTGCTGAGCCTGGTGGAACCCGCGCTCGCCATAGGACAGGGGAGGGTGGTGACGAGCATACGCAGCGAGTCGGTTAAGGAGACCACCGAGGTGGCTGAGGCGCTCGTACAGGCGTCGCATCTGTTGCAGCGGCGCGAGGCGGAGCGCGATCTTGCCGAGCGGCAGCTCTCCCACGCCATGGACGAGTTGCGTAGCGAGACCGCCGAAAAAATCCGCGCCCTCGAGGAATTGCGCAGGCAGGAACAGCTTCTCACCCAGCAAAGCCGGCAGGCGGCCCTGGGGGAGATGATCGGCAACATCGCCCATCAATGGCGCCAGCCGCTGAACGCCATTGGCCTCATGGTCCAGCAACCGCCTCTTTTTTACGAGCTTGGTCAGGTGGACCGGGAATACCTGGAAGAGCATGCGCGCAAGACCATGCAGATCGTAAAGCACATGTCGCAGACCATCGACGATTTCAGAAGCTTCTTCCGCCCGGATAAGGAGAAGGTTCGCTTCAGGATCGCCGATGAGGTCGGCAAGACCCTCTCCCTCGTGGACGGATGGTTGCAGTCGCTGAACATCGTCGTGGAATTGAAGCAGGAAGGCGACCCCTGTATCGAGGGGTACCCGAACGAGTTTTCCCAGGTGCTTTTGAACATCCTGCTGAACGCACGCGACGCCATCGTCGAGCGCGCCGTCGAGTCACCGCGGGTGGTCATCGCCATCGGGGAGGAGAAGGAGAGGTCGGTAGTGGTGGTCACCGACAACGCGGGGGGGATTCCAGAGGGGATCATCGACAAGATCTTCGACCCGTATTTCACCACGAAGGGGCCGCAGGCGGGATCCGGCGTAGGGCTCTTCATGTCCAAGACCATCATTGAAAAAAATATGGGAGGGGTGCTCACCGCGCGCAACGTGCCGGGCGGCGCCGAGTTCAGGATCGAGGTTTGA
- a CDS encoding polysaccharide deacetylase family protein, translated as MKFRILFLLLAALFAATGAQAAPAAKAAPAAVTQGVHVPILLYHRFGPTVADGMTIKTSVFEEHLKYLKENGYTVIPLRKLVDYYLKKGPAPAPKSVVIVEDDAHKSVYSDMLPLAKKYNVPVTVFVYPSAISNAKYAMTWEQLKTLQKNGFDIQSHTFWHPNFKKDRKKMAPAEFEKSVQTQLKKSKARLEEKLGTKVDMLAWPFGIYDDYLLKRAAEAGYVATFTIEAHHAGPNDQVMKLPRYLLINADQGKSFARIVEGTAPKRNIVY; from the coding sequence ATGAAGTTCCGCATTCTGTTCCTTCTCCTTGCCGCCCTCTTCGCCGCTACCGGCGCACAGGCGGCGCCCGCCGCAAAGGCCGCCCCGGCCGCCGTCACCCAGGGAGTCCACGTCCCGATCCTTCTTTACCACCGCTTCGGCCCCACCGTGGCCGACGGCATGACGATAAAGACCTCGGTATTCGAGGAACACCTGAAGTACCTGAAGGAGAACGGCTATACCGTCATCCCGCTCAGGAAACTGGTGGACTACTACCTGAAAAAGGGACCGGCACCGGCACCGAAGTCGGTGGTCATCGTCGAGGACGACGCCCACAAGTCGGTCTACTCCGACATGCTGCCGCTGGCGAAGAAGTACAATGTCCCTGTCACCGTGTTCGTCTACCCCTCGGCCATCTCGAACGCGAAGTACGCAATGACCTGGGAACAGCTGAAGACGCTGCAGAAAAACGGCTTCGACATCCAGTCCCACACCTTCTGGCACCCGAACTTCAAGAAGGACAGGAAGAAGATGGCTCCGGCCGAGTTCGAGAAGTCGGTGCAGACCCAGCTGAAGAAATCGAAGGCGCGCCTCGAGGAGAAGCTCGGCACTAAGGTCGACATGCTGGCGTGGCCCTTCGGCATCTACGACGACTACCTCCTGAAGCGTGCAGCCGAGGCAGGCTACGTCGCCACCTTCACCATCGAAGCGCATCACGCAGGTCCGAACGACCAGGTGATGAAACTGCCGCGTTACCTCCTCATCAACGCGGACCAGGGCAAGTCCTTCGCCCGCATCGTCGAAGGGACCGCGCCCAAGCGCAACATCGTCTACTGA
- a CDS encoding bacteriohemerythrin yields MEIVAWSDSLSLGIARVDEQHKRLIQMMGELDEAIRNNQGADAVEDVLTNLFNYAQAHFAVEEELFRKHKYPEMALHELEHQRFIAKAFAFKERLGSNKPGLALELLNFLSSWVLNHIELTDKRYAKYLRDCGVS; encoded by the coding sequence ATGGAAATAGTGGCATGGTCGGATAGTCTCAGCCTCGGCATAGCAAGGGTGGACGAGCAGCACAAAAGGCTGATCCAGATGATGGGAGAGCTTGACGAGGCGATCAGGAACAACCAGGGGGCAGACGCGGTGGAGGACGTACTGACGAACCTGTTCAACTACGCCCAGGCGCACTTCGCAGTCGAGGAGGAGCTGTTCCGAAAGCACAAGTATCCGGAGATGGCACTGCACGAGCTGGAGCACCAACGTTTCATCGCGAAGGCATTCGCCTTCAAGGAGCGCCTTGGGAGCAACAAGCCGGGGCTCGCGCTGGAACTGCTGAATTTCCTCTCCAGCTGGGTCTTGAACCACATCGAGCTCACCGACAAGCGCTACGCGAAGTACCTGCGCGACTGCGGCGTGAGCTAG
- a CDS encoding thioredoxin family protein, with protein sequence MQNFEIRCPSCGALNRVPADKEGIAGKCGSCRCELPPLYSHPLQLDDSSFNAFVSSYPGPVLVEFWAPWUPHCVSFAPAVRKAAELLAGKAAVIQVNCDDSPTLSARFGVRGIPVTHLLRGTKTVDQISGAQSAEALLAWFRRWEPSA encoded by the coding sequence ATGCAAAATTTCGAAATCAGATGTCCCTCATGCGGCGCCCTAAACCGCGTCCCCGCCGACAAGGAAGGCATCGCCGGCAAGTGCGGCAGCTGCCGCTGCGAACTTCCTCCGCTTTACTCCCATCCGTTGCAACTGGACGACTCCAGTTTCAACGCCTTCGTGTCCTCCTACCCCGGCCCCGTACTTGTCGAGTTCTGGGCCCCCTGGTGACCCCACTGCGTCTCATTCGCACCGGCGGTGCGAAAAGCTGCAGAACTTCTGGCCGGAAAGGCCGCTGTGATCCAGGTGAACTGCGATGACAGCCCGACCCTGTCGGCACGCTTCGGGGTGAGGGGGATCCCGGTGACCCATCTGTTGCGCGGCACAAAGACCGTGGACCAGATCTCAGGCGCTCAATCAGCCGAAGCGCTCCTTGCCTGGTTCAGGCGCTGGGAACCATCAGCTTAA
- a CDS encoding response regulator, whose amino-acid sequence MKLRMMVVEDDRDTLEILGVVLQRKYVDMEICTANNGRKGVDLFSQENFDIVITDVNMPEMDGIAMVQALRAMKPDVQLIFITADTGRATVEHSVGTGFHLDHYIAKPVDYKDLFIAIDKSLEAVNACRG is encoded by the coding sequence ATGAAGCTTAGAATGATGGTCGTGGAAGATGACAGGGACACACTGGAGATACTGGGCGTAGTGCTGCAGCGCAAGTACGTCGACATGGAGATCTGTACGGCGAACAACGGCAGAAAAGGGGTCGATCTCTTCAGTCAGGAGAACTTCGACATCGTGATCACCGACGTGAACATGCCGGAGATGGATGGGATAGCTATGGTCCAGGCCCTCCGGGCCATGAAACCGGACGTGCAGTTGATCTTCATCACCGCCGACACCGGCAGGGCAACCGTCGAACACAGTGTCGGAACCGGATTCCACCTCGACCATTACATAGCGAAGCCGGTTGACTACAAGGATCTTTTCATAGCCATAGATAAGTCACTGGAAGCTGTCAACGCCTGCCGTGGCTGA